GTCTTGATAACTGGCCGCCGGCTAGCCTTCGTGGCGACGACCGGGTTCTGGGCGGTTAATCGCCGATTAGTTTAAGGTAAGGAATCAGAGCAATGCGTCATCGTAAGAGTGGTCGTAAGTTCAGCAGGACCAGTGCGCATCGCAAGGCCATGTTCCGTAACATGACTGCGTCACTGGTTGAACACGAGCTGATCAAGACAACGCTGCCGAAAGCCAAAGAGCTTCGTCGGGTAGCTGAGCCTTTGATCACGCTCTCCAAGAATGATTCGGTCGCGAATCGTCGTCTGGCGTTTTCACGCCTGCGTGACGATGCAGCGGTTGCCAAGCTCTTCGACGAGCTGGGTCCCCGTTACAGCGAGCGTCCGGGTGGGTACCTTCGCATCCTGAAGTGCGGCTTCCGTGCCGGCGACAATGCCCCCATGGCATTTGTTGAGCTGGTTGGTCGCCCGCTGGATATCGAAGCGGAAGAGGTGGACGAAGACGAGGAGTAATTGCCTCGGCTTCGGCCAACCACAGAAAAACCGGGTTCCGTGAGGTTCCCGGTTTTTTTGTGCCTCGGTTGTATATAACTAGTAGCCTGGAGGCTTAGGCGGCTGGCAAGGGGGTGGCGGTTTATTTTCTTTGGAAAAACAACTCGCTTCGCTCAGACATCTTTTTCCGGCAGAAAATAAACCGCCACCCCCTCGCCGACAGATCTCTTCATTGCCCGCCAATTACTTCGTCAGCATGGGCTTCAGATAGCGGCCTGTGTGAGAAGCGGCGTTCTCTGCAACCTCCTCGGGTGTGCCCTCTGCAATGATCTGCCCGCCGCCGGAGCCGCCTTCGGGGCCCAGATCGATAATCCAGTCGGCAGTTTTTATGACGTCCAGGTTGTGCTCGATCACCACAATGGTGTTGCCGTGGTCACGGAGCCTTTCCAGGACATTCAGCAGTTGCTGGATGTCGTAGAAGTGCAGGCCGGTGGTGGGTTCGTCCAGAATGTAGAGGGTTTTGCCGGTGTCCCGTTTGGACAGTTCCTTGGCCAGTTTCACCCTTTGGGCTTCGCCGCCGGAGAGGGTCACTGCGCTCTGACCGAGGCGGATGTAGGACAGGCCGACGTCGATCAGGGTCTGGAGTTTGCGGGCGATGAAGGGCACGGCATCGAAGAATTCGCGGCCTTCTTCTACGGTCATCTCCAGAACTTCGTTGATGTTCTTCCCTTTATACCGCACTTCCAGGGTTTCCCGGTTGTAGCGCTTGCCCTTGCACACGTCGCAGGGCACGTAGATGTCCGGCAGGAAGTGCATCTCGACCTTGATCACGCCGTCGCCCTGGCAGGCCTCGCAGCGGCCGCCCTTGACGTTGAAGGAGAATCGACCGGGCTTGTAGCCGCGGGAGCGGGCTTCCTGTGTGCCCGCAAAGAGCTCGCGGATGGGCGTGAACAGGCCGGTGTAGGTGGCCGGATTGGAGCGCGGCGTGCGTCCAATAGGGCTCTGGTCGATGTCGATGACCTTGTCCAGATGATCAAGGCCTTTGAGCGCCCCGTAAGGGGCGTGGTTGAGGCTGGTGGCCTTGTTCAGTTTGGCGGCCGCCACCGGGTAGAGGGTGCTGTTGATCAGGGTGGATTTGCCGGATCCGGACACACCGGTGACGCAGGTCATCACCCCCAGGGGCAGGTTGAGTGTCACGTCCTGGAGATTGTTGCCGCTGGCGCCGGTCAGGGTCAGGGTCTTGCCGCTGCCTTTGTTTCGCTTTTTCGGGACAGCGATCTCACGTGTGCCACTGAGGTACTGGCCGGTAAGGGAATCCTCGTTCGCGATAATGTCCTCGGGAGTCCCATGGGCAATTACCTGACCACCATGCACGCCCGCGCCGGGGCCGATGTCGATAACATGGTCGGCAGCCCTGATTGCATCCTCGTCGTGTTCCACCACGATCACCGTGTTGCCCAGGTCCCGAAGATGGGTGAGGGTGGCCAGTAGCCGGTCATTATCCCGTTGGTGCAGACCGATGGAGGGTTCGTCCAGGATGTACATCACGCCCACCAGCCCGGCGCCGATCTGGCTGGCCAGCCGGATACGCTGGGCCTCACCACCGGAGAGTGTGTCGGCGCTGCGCTCCAGGGTGAGGTATTCAAGGCCCACGTTCACCAGAAACTGCAAACGCTGGCGCACCTCCTTGAGGATCTTTTCGGCGATCTCGCCCTTCCGTCCGGGCAAGGCCAGGGTCTGGAAATAGTCGTGGGCGTCGCCCACCGGCAGGTGGGTAACGTCGGAAATGTTGTGGTTCTCGATGAACACATGGCGGGCGCTGCGACGCAAGCGGGAGCCGTGGCATTCCTTGCAGGGCTGGGTGCTCAGGTTGCGGGCCAGCTCCTCGCGCATGCTCTGGGAGTCGGTCTCGCGGTAGCGGCGCTCCAGATTCGGCAGAATGCCCTCGAATGAATGCGCCTTCTCCATGATGT
This DNA window, taken from Marinobacter gudaonensis, encodes the following:
- the rplQ gene encoding 50S ribosomal protein L17 encodes the protein MRHRKSGRKFSRTSAHRKAMFRNMTASLVEHELIKTTLPKAKELRRVAEPLITLSKNDSVANRRLAFSRLRDDAAVAKLFDELGPRYSERPGGYLRILKCGFRAGDNAPMAFVELVGRPLDIEAEEVDEDEE
- the uvrA gene encoding excinuclease ABC subunit UvrA; translated protein: MDHIQIKGARTHNLKNIDLDMPRDKLIVITGLSGSGKSSLAFDTLYAEGQRRYVESLSTYARQFLSMMEKPDVDHIEGLSPAISIEQKSTSHNPRSTVGTITEIYDYLRLLFARAGEPRCPDHDQPLEAQTVSQMVDQVLAMPEDSKLMILAPVIRDRKGEHLQVIDTMRSQGFIRLRVDGTVYDIDDVPALDKKRKHQIDVVVDRFKVKPGLEQRLAESFETALELADGIALVSPMSGEGEEHTFSARYACTQCGYSLSELEPRLFSFNNPAGACPTCDGLGVRQFFDPEKIVQHPEATLASGAIKGWDRRAVYYFQMLGSVADHYGIDLETPWIDLPEEFRNVLLFGSGNEKIPFRYVNSRGHIMEKAHSFEGILPNLERRYRETDSQSMREELARNLSTQPCKECHGSRLRRSARHVFIENHNISDVTHLPVGDAHDYFQTLALPGRKGEIAEKILKEVRQRLQFLVNVGLEYLTLERSADTLSGGEAQRIRLASQIGAGLVGVMYILDEPSIGLHQRDNDRLLATLTHLRDLGNTVIVVEHDEDAIRAADHVIDIGPGAGVHGGQVIAHGTPEDIIANEDSLTGQYLSGTREIAVPKKRNKGSGKTLTLTGASGNNLQDVTLNLPLGVMTCVTGVSGSGKSTLINSTLYPVAAAKLNKATSLNHAPYGALKGLDHLDKVIDIDQSPIGRTPRSNPATYTGLFTPIRELFAGTQEARSRGYKPGRFSFNVKGGRCEACQGDGVIKVEMHFLPDIYVPCDVCKGKRYNRETLEVRYKGKNINEVLEMTVEEGREFFDAVPFIARKLQTLIDVGLSYIRLGQSAVTLSGGEAQRVKLAKELSKRDTGKTLYILDEPTTGLHFYDIQQLLNVLERLRDHGNTIVVIEHNLDVIKTADWIIDLGPEGGSGGGQIIAEGTPEEVAENAASHTGRYLKPMLTK